One genomic region from Polynucleobacter sp. MWH-P3-07-1 encodes:
- a CDS encoding pirin family protein, with product MINIRKSAERGYADHGWLKSFHSFSFANYYDPQFMGWGNLRVINEDWIEAGRGFGDHGHRDMEIISYVVEGELAHKDSMGNIKGIPPGDVQRMSAGTGVVHSEFNHAEGKQTHLLQIWIEPNVKGIPPGYEQKTVPEIEKRGKLRLVASTNGEKDSVVIHADAKLYAGLFDGAESASLTIDPSRKAYVHLVKGELTVNGKALQSGDAAYLAQEHEIQLSNGRNAEVLVFDLAQ from the coding sequence ATGATCAATATTCGTAAATCGGCTGAACGGGGTTATGCAGACCACGGCTGGTTAAAAAGCTTCCACTCCTTCTCTTTTGCTAACTATTACGATCCTCAATTTATGGGTTGGGGTAATTTAAGAGTCATTAATGAGGACTGGATTGAGGCTGGACGTGGTTTTGGCGATCATGGCCATCGCGACATGGAAATTATTAGTTATGTCGTTGAAGGGGAATTGGCTCACAAAGATAGCATGGGCAATATCAAAGGAATCCCTCCTGGCGATGTGCAAAGAATGAGTGCCGGTACCGGGGTAGTGCATAGTGAGTTCAACCATGCTGAAGGTAAGCAAACCCATCTCCTGCAGATTTGGATTGAGCCAAATGTAAAAGGCATCCCTCCAGGCTATGAGCAAAAAACGGTTCCAGAGATAGAAAAGCGCGGCAAATTGCGTTTAGTAGCCTCGACCAATGGAGAAAAAGATTCAGTTGTGATTCATGCCGATGCCAAGTTATATGCTGGCTTATTTGATGGAGCTGAGTCGGCTAGCTTGACAATAGATCCATCCCGTAAGGCCTATGTTCACTTAGTTAAGGGCGAACTCACCGTCAATGGCAAAGCGCTTCAAAGTGGTGATGCAGCTTATCTTGCTCAAGAGCATGAAATTCAACTGAGCAATGGACGCAATGCTGAGGTCTTGGTATTTGACTTGGCACAGTAA